Proteins encoded by one window of Lemur catta isolate mLemCat1 chromosome 12, mLemCat1.pri, whole genome shotgun sequence:
- the LOC123648253 gene encoding UDP-glucuronosyltransferase 3A2-like, whose product MAGHWVLLLVGFLLPGILLSEAAKILTMSTLGGSHYLLMDRVSHILQDHGHNVTMLRQRGNSLISDFKEEEKSYQVISWLPPEEYQKEFNKIASSFIKEVYNEREAFEKFLKLVEQLGFQCSHLLSRKDIMDSLQNENFDLVAVESFDYCHFLIAEKLGKPFVSVLPATFGTMDFGLPSPSSYVPVFHSLLTDHMDFWGRVKNFLSFFIFSRKQWQVQSVFGNTIKEHFPEGLRPDLSDLLLKAELWFVNSDFAFDFARPLLPNTVYVGGLMAKPTKPVPEDLENFIGRFGDSGFVLVSMGSVVDITSYQEVLKEMNSAFGHLRQGVIWKCKHSHWPKDVKVAANVKLMDWIPQSDLLAHPSIRLFVTHGGQNSIMEAIQHGVPMVGIPVFGDQPENMVRVEAKKFGVSINLKEIKAETLALKMEQVIEDKRYKSAAVAASVIRRSHPLTPAQRLVGWIDHILQTGGAAHLKPYAFQQPWHEQYLLDVFLFLLGLTLGTVWLCVKLLGVVSRWLRGARKLKET is encoded by the exons ATGGCTGGGCATTGGGTGCTGCTTCTAGTGGGCTTCCTTCTCCCTGGGATCCTGCTCTCAGAGGCTGCAAAAATCCTGACAATGTCTACACTGG GTGGAAGCCATTATCTACTGATGGACCGTGTATCTCACATTCTTCAAGATCATGGTCATAATGTCACCATGCTTCGTCAGCGAGGAAATTCTTTAATATCAG attttaaagaagaagaaaaatcataccaAGTTATCAGTTGGCTTCCGCCTGAAGAATATCAAAAGGAATTTAATAAGATTGCAAGTTCGTTTATAAAAGAAGTTTACAATGAAAG ggaagcatttgaaaagtttttaaagcTTGTGGAACAACTGGGATTTCAGTGCAGTCATTTGCTAAGCAGAAAGGATATCATGGATTCCTTACAGAATGAGAACTTTGACCTGGTGGCAGTTGAAAGTTTTGACTACTGCCATTTCCTGATTGCTGAGAAGCTTGGCAAGCCATTTGTGTCTGTTCTTCCTGCCACATTTGGCACTATGGACTTTGGGCTCCCAAGCCCCTCATCTTATGTTCCAGTATTCCACTCCCTGTTAACTGACCACATGGACTTCTGGGGCCGAGTGAAGAACTTTCtgagtttctttattttctccaggAAGCAATGGCAAGTTCAGTCTGTATTTGGCAACACCATCAAGGAGCATTTCCCAGAAGGCTTGAGGCCAGATTTGTCTGATCTCCTACTGAAAGCAGAGCTGTGGTTTGTTAACTCTGACTTTGCCTTTGATTTTGCCCGGCCCCTACTTCCCAACACTGTTTATGTTGGAGGCTTAATGGCCAAACCCACTAAGCCAGTACCAGAA GACTTGGAGAACTTCATTGGGAGGTTTGGAGATTCTGGTTTTGTCCTTGTTTCTATGGGCTCCGTGGTGGACATCACTAGCTACCAAGAAGTCCTTAAGGAGATGAACAGTGCCTTTGGCCACCTCCGCCAAGGGGTGATATGGAAGTGTAAGCATTCCCACTGGCCCAAAGATGTCAAGGTGGCTGCAAATGTGAAACTGATGGACTGGATTCCTCAGAGTGACCTCCTGG CTCACCCCAGCATCCGTCTGTTTGTCACCCATGGTGGGCAGAACAGCATCATGGAGGCCATCCAGCATGGGGTGCCCATGGTGGGCATCCCTGTTTTTGGAGACCAGCCAGAAAACATGGTCCGAGTAGAAGCCAAAAAGTTTGGTGTCTCTATTAATTTAAAGGAGATAAAGGCAGAGACATTGGCTCTGAAGATGGAACAAGTCATAGAAGACAAGAG GTACAAGTCTGCAGCAGTGGCCGCCAGTGTCATCAGACGCTCCCACCCCCTGACCCCTGCCCAGAGGCTGGTGGGCTGGATCGACCACATCCTGCAGACAGGGGGCGCCGCACACCTCAAGCCCTATGCCTTCCAGCAGCCCTGGCATGAGCAGTACCTGCTGGATGTCTTCCTGTTTCTGCTGGGACTCACTCTGGGCACCGTGTGGCTTTGTGTGAAGCTGCTGGGTGTGGTGTCCAGGTGGCTGCGTGGGGCCAGGAAGCTGAAGGAGACATGA